The window CTAATCAAAACAGACTTggtagttaaatatatatatatttttaaagaggCTTGAGTAAATAGAAAATGCCTGTTCAGTCAGTTCCCCTAGCCTCTGTGACGATAGGACCGCAGTCTTGGCGAGATGATACGATGCACTCTATACGGTTAGCGGAACACTTGGTGCGGCAAACCCACGCAGGACCGCCGGGGTCAATCAGCCGTGCGCGGAGCTGTAGCGCCACCGCGTTTACCCGGAGGCGCACAGACACAATTAAAGAGGGTGGAAGTGGAGATACTCATGATGCTTTGTGCAAGAATAAACTCAGACCCCAAAACACAGGCACAATGGTGAGAGCATAATATTTTAAAGTTATGATGAATTAAATTAATAGTGAATGAATGTGCACTATTTTGAATCATGAGGGCTATATAAGCTTTAGCCTAAAATGTATGTTGGTGGTAATTGCTGTTTTGCGAAATAATGCAATCACAGTTAATGAAATTAAGTTATATATTGTTGTATATGTAGACTTCAATGTCATTTTCTTATGTCATGTTTAGTTCCCATATGCTACCACCACCACATTTGTGGTCCCGTTTCCCCCTCCCTGCTTCCGAGAGCAGTGTGCAGAGACCAGTGTCGGGGTAGCAAGGGAGTACATGCGCAGTGTGAGGGAAATGGAGGGCGAGATACGTAGACAAGCTGGCCGGGTGGCACATGAATGCATTAAACTGGAGCGGGAGAGAGGCCTCCTGGAGAGGATGCTGAGGAGCCTGAGGTGTGAAATGCTGATCAACAAGAAGAGTGTGGAGGGAAGGACCATAAGACCAGCTTCTACTGAGACTGTGAGTTCAGTGTGTGCAGTGCATGAGTCACAACTTAATTTATTTGTGTTCATTTCATATTTCCACCTGACCCCAAGTTATTCTGCCCGGTATTGCTTTGCTGGACTACATTAGGCCAATATGTATTCCAATCTACTGTATGGCTATGAGAAAAAAACACTTCAGATGATTGTTCTCTGTTTCCAGGGCAGAGACGGAGCAGACCATTTGCTGGAGTGTGAAAAGAGAGAACTCACTGAGCTGAAACAGGAGATGGAGAGCACTCTGAGGAGCACACTAGCCCAACTACAGGTGATGACATCTAACTGCTAGAGGCCGGGTTACTGTAAAAACACTATGACAAATGCTAATGTACACAGGGCTTTATAAAACAAATGTGATTggtctcattctctctttttatGGTTTTCAATGGATACAGGTGCCTAGGGTTATGATTATGCCTATTCAAGAAAGTTGTTGAGATATCCCTTGATTTGCTATTGATATACccgtaaaaaaaagaaaaaaagcccttatttctctctctctctccttgccgtGTATAGACCCTGGGTCAGTGCAGTAGGCAGCTGTTGGACTGTGCCAGTGAGAGAGCGCGTGTTCTAGACCTTCTACCACACActggctctggctctctctcCGCAGGGGGACAGGGAACTCCCTCCCAAGGCCTCATAAAACTACCAGAGCCAATCGGCCCCTTCACTCCAGGTGCTATGTCAATAACATACTGTACTAATGTAACACAGTTTATGGCACTGCATTGACGTCACCTTGTCCCATATAGTGCCTATTGTGGTTACactttgttttattgtcagt of the Oncorhynchus clarkii lewisi isolate Uvic-CL-2024 chromosome 3, UVic_Ocla_1.0, whole genome shotgun sequence genome contains:
- the LOC139405908 gene encoding tektin-like protein 1, with amino-acid sequence MPVQSVPLASVTIGPQSWRDDTMHSIRLAEHLVRQTHAGPPGSISRARSCSATAFTRRRTDTIKEGGSGDTHDALCKNKLRPQNTGTMFPYATTTTFVVPFPPPCFREQCAETSVGVAREYMRSVREMEGEIRRQAGRVAHECIKLERERGLLERMLRSLRCEMLINKKSVEGRTIRPASTETGRDGADHLLECEKRELTELKQEMESTLRSTLAQLQTLGQCSRQLLDCASERARVLDLLPHTGSGSLSAGGQGTPSQGLIKLPEPIGPFTPECKQVLESSTLAVNQSQLLRENIRQMIGNAIARQKAAHRTVNEALVKKIAETVTLKQNLTIMSAAARQAIFRKQRQLNCIRHRHDRALGPEYSGDILSREKLNRPIVKVYHRHPGTQLPEAAHLIQGSSVLRHCLLSSEEELSRLQGTCLQLVANLHGKRAAEQVDSAVVRLRRQLVDRRAMPTFLQQGLY